From Virgibacillus natechei, the proteins below share one genomic window:
- a CDS encoding ClpXP adapter SpxH family protein encodes MSWNHAGLKSSNQSNTSSKYSFFDFVQKPIEMYVFIDPLCPECWSLEPYLKKLSMEYGRFFTIRPIISGQSNMLNKDQFDKPRKLRDIWEKTAKRTGMSCDGDLWIENPIASPRLASLGIKAAELQGKKSGRVFLRRLQENLFLMKQDISNEEVLYQCAREANLDLNEFEQDLYSDSAKKALDLDLKLTKEMEVDYIPTIVFFNQIVEQEGIKISGVYPYDIYVIVLTEMLQQQPIPSEKPPLEDFLSHYGMVGNKEIAVVYDWTLAKTEKEMKKLQLVQKVERIPVKYGSFWKYIK; translated from the coding sequence GTGAGTTGGAATCATGCTGGGCTCAAAAGCTCAAATCAATCAAACACATCGTCTAAATACAGCTTTTTTGATTTTGTACAAAAACCGATTGAAATGTATGTTTTTATTGATCCTCTTTGTCCAGAATGTTGGTCTCTGGAGCCATACTTAAAAAAGTTGTCTATGGAATATGGACGCTTTTTCACAATCCGTCCTATTATAAGTGGTCAATCAAATATGTTAAATAAAGATCAATTCGATAAACCAAGAAAACTACGGGATATTTGGGAAAAAACAGCGAAGCGAACTGGTATGAGCTGTGATGGAGATTTATGGATTGAAAATCCTATAGCTTCCCCTCGACTAGCCTCTTTGGGGATTAAAGCAGCAGAGCTACAAGGGAAAAAGTCGGGTAGAGTTTTTTTACGTAGGCTACAGGAAAATTTATTTCTGATGAAGCAAGATATTTCTAATGAAGAAGTACTATATCAATGCGCAAGAGAAGCAAATCTGGATCTAAACGAATTTGAGCAAGATTTATACTCAGATTCAGCCAAAAAAGCATTAGATCTTGACTTGAAATTAACAAAGGAAATGGAAGTAGACTATATCCCTACCATCGTTTTTTTCAATCAGATTGTTGAGCAGGAAGGAATTAAGATATCTGGAGTCTATCCGTATGATATTTATGTGATTGTCCTTACTGAAATGTTACAGCAACAGCCAATCCCTTCTGAAAAGCCACCATTGGAAGATTTCCTATCCCACTATGGAATGGTTGGTAACAAAGAAATAGCTGTCGTATATGACTGGACACTCGCAAAAACAGAAAAAGAAATGAAAAAATTACAGTTAGTTCAAAAAGTAGAGAGGATCCCAGTTAAATATGGATCTTTCTGGAAATACATTAAATAA
- a CDS encoding globin domain-containing protein yields the protein MTQQTQYGNIFNAIGGSDAIERLVTAFYKRVGNHPALIPIFPDDLTETSWKQRLFLTQFLGGPKLYSEERGHPMLRRRHLPFIINPERKEAWLACMEEALLEAHIEEPYRTAIFDKLTMTANHMMNTPE from the coding sequence ATGACTCAACAAACACAATATGGAAATATATTTAACGCAATTGGCGGTTCTGATGCAATAGAGAGGCTAGTAACAGCATTTTATAAACGAGTTGGAAATCATCCAGCATTAATTCCTATTTTTCCTGATGATTTAACGGAAACATCCTGGAAACAACGTTTATTTTTAACTCAATTTCTAGGGGGACCTAAATTATATTCCGAAGAACGCGGTCATCCGATGCTAAGAAGACGCCATTTACCTTTTATTATAAATCCAGAACGCAAAGAAGCCTGGCTTGCATGTATGGAAGAAGCGCTACTTGAAGCCCATATAGAAGAGCCATATCGTACCGCAATATTTGATAAGTTAACGATGACTGCTAACCATATGATGAACACACCGGAATGA
- a CDS encoding CYTH domain-containing protein has product MTQEIEIEYKNLLTKEEFDRLLYNLPFPEQSKTQTNYYFETKDYALKNMGSALRIREKDGAYQLTLKEPHDDGLLETHDSLTKKEAADWFQGAISPKPNTTKQLRAKGVSPDSLHYYGNLTTKRRETAYNDALIVLDFSTFNGKEDYELEVEASSKKIGIHVFESLLAAHDIQRRNTPNKIERFFRTI; this is encoded by the coding sequence ATGACACAGGAAATTGAAATTGAATATAAAAATTTATTGACGAAAGAAGAGTTTGATCGTTTATTGTACAACTTACCTTTCCCCGAACAAAGTAAAACACAAACAAACTACTATTTCGAGACGAAAGATTATGCATTAAAAAATATGGGGAGCGCACTAAGAATAAGGGAAAAAGACGGTGCTTATCAATTAACGTTGAAAGAGCCCCATGACGATGGATTGTTGGAAACACATGACTCCTTAACAAAAAAAGAAGCAGCAGATTGGTTTCAAGGTGCAATAAGCCCAAAACCAAATACAACAAAACAATTACGGGCGAAAGGTGTTTCACCTGACAGCCTCCATTATTATGGTAACTTAACAACGAAACGACGCGAAACTGCATACAATGATGCATTAATTGTGCTTGACTTTAGTACATTTAATGGTAAAGAAGATTATGAGCTTGAAGTAGAGGCATCTTCTAAGAAAATTGGAATCCACGTATTTGAATCACTTTTAGCAGCTCACGATATACAAAGAAGAAATACACCAAATAAAATTGAGCGATTCTTTCGTACCATTTAA
- a CDS encoding GTP pyrophosphokinase: protein MNWEAMLAPYAQVIEELKVKLKGMRSQFDYESSHSPIEFVTGRVKPIPSILEKAENRQIPLEHVERDMQDIAGVRVVCQFVDDIYTIVNMLHTRNDLTIVGEKDYISEKKDSGYRSYHMIIEYPVETIKGIKMVIAEIQIRTLAMNFWATNEHSLNYKYKGNIPTEIKERLQRAGEAAFKLDEEMSKIKDEVQEARRIFHEKNK, encoded by the coding sequence GTGAACTGGGAAGCAATGCTTGCCCCTTATGCACAAGTTATTGAAGAATTGAAGGTAAAATTAAAAGGAATGCGATCACAGTTTGATTATGAATCCAGTCATTCCCCGATTGAATTTGTAACCGGTAGAGTAAAACCGATTCCGAGTATATTGGAGAAGGCTGAAAATAGACAGATTCCTCTAGAGCATGTAGAAAGGGATATGCAGGATATTGCGGGGGTGCGTGTAGTATGTCAATTTGTTGACGATATATACACGATTGTGAATATGCTCCATACTCGAAATGACTTGACGATTGTTGGGGAAAAAGATTATATCTCTGAAAAAAAAGATAGTGGTTATCGTTCTTATCACATGATTATTGAATATCCAGTAGAAACAATTAAAGGTATTAAAATGGTAATTGCAGAAATCCAAATACGTACATTAGCAATGAATTTTTGGGCTACAAACGAGCACTCCTTAAATTATAAATATAAAGGAAATATACCAACCGAAATTAAGGAGAGATTACAAAGAGCTGGAGAAGCAGCCTTTAAATTAGACGAAGAAATGTCAAAAATAAAAGATGAAGTACAAGAAGCACGTCGTATTTTTCATGAAAAAAATAAATAG
- a CDS encoding NAD kinase produces the protein MKFKIVSKGDERSNTIKATMKQYLTEFDLEYDKEEPDLVISVGGDGTFLEAFHRYHHRLELTAFIGVHTGHLGFYADWTPDEVEKLIIEIAKTPFQVVEYPLLEVIIRPRSGGKEDRFLALNETMIKTTEGSVVFDVKIKGEHFETFRGDGLCISTPSGSTAYNKALGGGIIHPSLEAIQLTEMASINNRVFRTIGSPLILPKHHTALMEPMVDKSFLIAIDHFTTNFTNVKSIQCRVAKERVRFARFRPFPFWNRVRDSFVAEGDGRV, from the coding sequence ATGAAATTTAAAATTGTATCCAAAGGCGACGAACGATCCAATACTATTAAAGCTACAATGAAGCAATATTTAACCGAATTTGACTTAGAATATGATAAAGAAGAGCCAGATCTGGTTATTTCTGTAGGTGGGGATGGAACATTTTTAGAAGCATTTCATCGATATCACCACCGGTTGGAGTTAACTGCTTTTATTGGCGTACATACAGGCCATTTAGGCTTTTATGCAGATTGGACTCCAGATGAGGTAGAAAAATTGATTATTGAAATTGCAAAGACACCTTTTCAAGTTGTGGAGTATCCTTTATTGGAAGTTATCATACGTCCTAGATCTGGCGGAAAAGAAGATCGCTTTCTCGCGTTAAATGAAACAATGATCAAAACAACAGAAGGATCGGTTGTATTTGATGTGAAAATAAAAGGGGAACATTTCGAGACATTCCGTGGAGATGGGCTATGTATATCCACACCTTCTGGCAGTACGGCATACAACAAGGCACTAGGCGGTGGAATCATTCATCCTTCGCTTGAAGCAATACAACTTACCGAAATGGCTTCCATAAATAATCGTGTATTCCGTACAATCGGTTCTCCTTTAATTTTACCGAAGCATCATACAGCATTAATGGAGCCGATGGTGGACAAGAGCTTCCTAATAGCAATTGATCATTTCACCACAAACTTTACGAATGTGAAATCAATCCAATGTCGTGTAGCCAAAGAAAGGGTTCGCTTTGCGCGGTTTAGACCATTCCCATTTTGGAATAGGGTAAGGGATTCATTTGTGGCAGAAGGCGATGGGCGCGTATAA